One Nostoc punctiforme PCC 73102 DNA window includes the following coding sequences:
- the ilvC gene encoding ketol-acid reductoisomerase, producing MARMYYDEDANLDLLAGKTIAIIGYGSQGHAHALNLKDSGLNVIVGLYPGSKSVAKAEAAGLTVKSVADAANAADFIMILLPDEVQKTIYKNEIEPNLEEGNVLAFAHGFNIHFGQVVPPANVDVVMVAPKGPGHLVRRTYEGGEGVPALFAVYQDASGQARDRAMSYAKGIGGTRAGVLETTFREETETDLFGEQAVLCGGLSALIKAGFETLVEAGYQPELAYFECLHEVKLIVDLVVEGGLAKMRDSISNTAEYGDYTRGPRIVTQQTKAEMQKILSEIQSGQFAREFVLENQSGKPGFTAMRRKESEHKIEEVGKDLRAMFSWLKKA from the coding sequence ATGGCCCGGATGTACTATGACGAAGATGCCAATTTAGACCTTTTGGCTGGAAAAACTATTGCTATCATCGGCTATGGTTCTCAAGGTCATGCCCACGCTCTCAATCTCAAAGATAGTGGTTTGAATGTGATTGTGGGACTATATCCGGGTAGTAAGTCAGTAGCAAAAGCTGAAGCTGCTGGGTTAACTGTGAAGAGTGTCGCAGATGCTGCCAATGCTGCTGACTTTATCATGATTTTGTTACCTGATGAAGTTCAAAAAACGATTTACAAAAACGAGATTGAACCAAATTTAGAAGAAGGGAATGTGTTAGCCTTTGCCCACGGTTTCAATATTCACTTTGGGCAAGTTGTACCACCGGCTAACGTAGATGTGGTGATGGTTGCACCAAAAGGGCCAGGGCATTTGGTACGGCGGACTTATGAAGGTGGGGAAGGTGTACCAGCGCTGTTTGCAGTTTATCAAGATGCTAGTGGTCAGGCACGCGATCGCGCCATGTCTTATGCTAAAGGTATCGGTGGCACTCGCGCTGGTGTTCTCGAAACCACTTTCCGCGAAGAAACCGAAACCGATTTATTTGGCGAACAGGCAGTATTGTGCGGTGGTTTGAGTGCTTTAATCAAAGCCGGATTTGAAACTTTGGTAGAAGCTGGTTATCAACCAGAATTGGCTTATTTTGAATGTCTGCATGAAGTCAAGCTGATTGTTGACTTGGTTGTAGAAGGCGGTTTAGCTAAAATGCGCGACAGCATTTCTAACACAGCTGAATATGGCGATTATACCCGTGGGCCGCGGATTGTTACTCAACAAACCAAAGCTGAAATGCAAAAGATTCTCAGCGAAATTCAATCTGGGCAATTTGCACGAGAATTCGTTCTAGAAAACCAATCTGGTAAACCAGGATTTACCGCCATGCGTCGCAAAGAATCTGAACACAAAATTGAGGAAGTTGGTAAAGATTTACGCGCTATGTTTAGCTGGTTGAAAAAAGCTTAA
- a CDS encoding DUF4349 domain-containing protein, producing the protein MTVNSVDRTIDAVSQIINQQQGDLIGLKQQQPKSDNPRYTATIQLRIPENRLEPTLEELAKLGTVESRNITVEYVGDRLVDFQARLTNLQRTEANFQKIMDRAGSITDVLSVAQQLSNVRETIEQINAQLKSLQNQVAYSTITLNLEAAVSSTSSQPAFGLQVQETWNNSTHSLSAFSVGLLKLGIWLIVYSPYLLILVALVYGFSRWRRNHLPESTRSE; encoded by the coding sequence TTGACTGTCAATTCTGTAGATCGCACTATTGATGCTGTTTCGCAAATTATCAATCAACAGCAAGGGGATTTAATCGGGTTGAAACAACAACAACCCAAAAGTGACAACCCACGTTACACAGCAACAATCCAATTGCGGATACCAGAGAATCGGCTAGAACCTACCCTGGAAGAACTAGCTAAATTGGGCACCGTAGAGAGCCGTAATATTACTGTCGAATATGTAGGCGATCGCCTAGTGGATTTCCAAGCTAGATTAACTAATTTGCAGAGAACTGAAGCTAATTTCCAAAAAATTATGGATCGGGCGGGTTCTATTACAGATGTGCTTAGTGTTGCCCAACAATTGAGTAATGTCAGAGAAACGATAGAACAAATTAATGCCCAACTAAAAAGCCTACAAAATCAAGTTGCATATTCCACGATTACGCTGAACCTAGAAGCAGCAGTTTCTAGCACCAGTTCACAACCTGCCTTTGGTTTGCAAGTTCAGGAAACTTGGAATAACTCTACCCACTCTTTGAGTGCATTTTCCGTTGGCTTACTCAAGCTGGGTATTTGGTTAATTGTTTACAGTCCCTATTTGTTAATTCTTGTTGCTCTTGTCTATGGCTTTAGTCGTTGGCGGCGAAATCATTTACCAGAATCAACTCGTTCTGAATGA
- a CDS encoding sterol desaturase family protein, translated as MRKFFNFCFEVEFYLKIAITCTIVQQIFYWLLHNIELNFITQVLLYWLVGSISFYSIGLFIEKVIKNNDNLREKLTARVKKVKTQPFPSFTAKGIITGEIKSFIAALIILYLAPEVNRGNSLLSNLGWFLMRIIVADFCFYVSHSLLHRKFLQKIHLKHHEFADSSSFVAGHKSLTEYIIVTITDLLPIFIFGYDITQLCAWTIIGNAYNLEGHSSLSIFFVPSDFHDLHHSCFKRNYGIQGFWDRLFNTLNPPTKKPGIMFPVAYLEHITMKLSNPLN; from the coding sequence ATGAGAAAATTTTTTAATTTCTGCTTCGAAGTTGAATTTTATCTAAAGATTGCTATTACTTGCACCATTGTTCAGCAAATATTTTATTGGTTGTTGCACAATATAGAACTCAATTTTATAACTCAAGTGCTGTTATACTGGCTTGTTGGTTCTATTTCATTTTATAGCATTGGTCTTTTCATCGAAAAGGTAATTAAAAACAATGATAATTTGAGAGAGAAACTAACTGCCAGAGTTAAGAAAGTCAAAACACAACCATTTCCTTCCTTTACTGCGAAAGGTATCATTACTGGAGAAATCAAAAGTTTCATAGCAGCTTTAATTATTCTCTACTTAGCGCCAGAGGTAAATAGAGGAAATAGTTTGCTCTCAAACCTTGGATGGTTTTTGATGAGAATAATTGTTGCTGATTTCTGTTTTTACGTTTCTCATTCGCTACTTCACAGAAAATTTTTACAAAAAATACATTTAAAACATCATGAGTTTGCCGACTCATCAAGTTTTGTTGCTGGACATAAGAGTTTGACTGAATATATTATTGTTACTATTACAGACCTTTTGCCTATCTTTATATTTGGGTATGACATCACCCAACTATGTGCTTGGACTATTATAGGTAATGCTTACAACCTTGAAGGTCATAGTTCTTTATCAATATTTTTTGTTCCATCAGATTTTCACGATCTTCACCACAGTTGTTTCAAGAGAAACTATGGAATTCAAGGATTTTGGGACAGGTTATTCAACACACTAAACCCTCCTACAAAGAAGCCAGGAATTATGTTCCCTGTAGCTTATTTGGAGCATATCACCATGAAGTTATCTAATCCTTTAAATTGA
- a CDS encoding NAD(P)/FAD-dependent oxidoreductase codes for MVNSLDNNPPHKVVIVGGGFGGLYAAKTLAKAAVNVTLIDKRNFHLFQPLLYQVATGALSPADISSPLRSVLSKSKNTKVLLGEVNNIDPEAQKVTVGEEAIAYDTLIVATGAKHSYFGKDNWEEFAPGLKTVEDAIEMRSRIFSAFEAAEKETDPEKRRAWLTFVIVGGGPTGVELAGAIAELANQTLKEDFRNIDTSEAKILLLEGLDRILPPFAPELSQEAEASLTRLGVVVQTKTLVTNIENDTVSLKQGDEVKEIASKTVLWAAGVKASAMGKVLAERTGAECDRAGRIIVEPDLSIKGHPNIFVVGDLANFSHQNGKPLPGVAPVAKQEGEYVATLVQKRLAGNSLPPFAYTDHGSLAMIGHNSAVVDLGFIKLKGFVAWLFWLVIHIYFLIEFDNKLVVIIQWAWNYFTRNRGARLITGKESLTEFVISDRNNYSAENKQPVNV; via the coding sequence ATGGTAAATTCACTTGACAATAATCCACCCCATAAAGTAGTAATAGTTGGCGGTGGTTTTGGTGGACTTTATGCAGCAAAAACACTCGCCAAAGCGGCAGTAAACGTTACTCTGATTGATAAACGTAACTTTCATCTATTTCAACCCCTTTTATATCAAGTCGCCACAGGAGCGCTATCTCCGGCTGATATCTCCTCACCGTTGCGTTCTGTCCTCAGCAAGAGCAAGAATACGAAAGTGCTGCTGGGAGAGGTGAATAATATCGATCCAGAAGCCCAAAAAGTGACTGTGGGTGAAGAAGCAATAGCTTACGATACGTTAATTGTCGCCACAGGTGCAAAGCATTCCTACTTTGGTAAAGATAACTGGGAAGAATTCGCCCCAGGCTTGAAAACTGTAGAAGATGCCATAGAAATGCGTAGCCGGATTTTTTCAGCCTTTGAAGCCGCAGAAAAAGAAACCGATCCAGAAAAACGCCGTGCGTGGTTAACTTTTGTAATTGTGGGTGGCGGCCCAACTGGTGTAGAGTTAGCTGGTGCGATCGCAGAATTGGCAAATCAAACCCTCAAAGAAGATTTCCGCAACATCGACACATCAGAAGCCAAGATTCTGCTATTAGAAGGTTTGGATCGGATTCTGCCACCCTTTGCACCAGAGTTATCACAAGAAGCGGAAGCATCCCTAACGCGCTTGGGGGTGGTTGTCCAGACAAAAACACTGGTAACGAATATTGAAAATGATACTGTTAGCCTCAAACAAGGCGATGAAGTTAAAGAAATTGCCTCAAAAACGGTATTATGGGCAGCAGGTGTAAAAGCTTCAGCAATGGGAAAAGTGCTAGCAGAACGTACAGGTGCTGAGTGCGATCGCGCTGGACGCATTATTGTCGAACCTGACTTGAGTATTAAGGGACATCCCAATATTTTTGTAGTTGGCGACTTAGCAAATTTCTCTCATCAAAATGGTAAACCCCTACCTGGTGTTGCACCTGTAGCCAAGCAAGAAGGTGAATATGTAGCAACACTAGTCCAAAAGCGGCTTGCAGGTAACAGTTTGCCACCCTTTGCTTATACTGATCATGGTAGTTTAGCAATGATTGGGCACAATTCTGCTGTAGTCGATTTGGGCTTTATCAAGCTGAAAGGTTTCGTTGCATGGCTGTTTTGGCTGGTGATTCACATCTACTTCTTAATTGAATTTGACAACAAATTAGTAGTAATCATTCAGTGGGCATGGAATTATTTCACCCGGAATCGTGGAGCAAGATTAATTACAGGTAAAGAATCGCTCACGGAGTTTGTAATTAGCGATCGCAACAATTATTCAGCCGAGAATAAACAGCCGGTAAATGTCTAA
- a CDS encoding DUF427 domain-containing protein produces MRPNPIPPQPGQESVWDYPRPARLEDTKKSIRIIVNNIVLAETSKAKRVIETSHPPSYYIPSEDIKLEYLIETPKKTWCEWKGKCQYYDISIGDKYINNAAWRYFDPTSDFVTIQEYYAFYPSLMDACYVNDELVMSQPGDFYGGWITSDIVGPFKGSPGTMGW; encoded by the coding sequence ATGAGACCAAATCCTATTCCTCCACAACCCGGTCAAGAGTCAGTTTGGGATTATCCGCGTCCGGCCCGTTTAGAAGATACAAAAAAATCAATTCGGATTATTGTTAATAATATTGTTTTAGCAGAAACAAGTAAAGCTAAAAGAGTCATAGAAACTAGCCATCCTCCTTCTTATTACATTCCTTCAGAAGATATTAAACTAGAATATCTGATAGAAACACCTAAAAAAACTTGGTGTGAATGGAAAGGTAAGTGTCAGTATTATGATATAAGCATCGGTGATAAGTATATAAATAACGCTGCTTGGCGATATTTTGACCCCACATCTGATTTTGTAACGATTCAAGAATACTATGCTTTTTACCCTAGTTTAATGGATGCTTGCTATGTAAATGATGAGCTAGTTATGTCTCAACCCGGTGATTTTTATGGCGGATGGATTACCTCTGATATTGTCGGGCCATTTAAAGGTAGTCCAGGAACAATGGGGTGGTAA
- a CDS encoding DMT family transporter, with amino-acid sequence MLLILVNVISATTFPLTKDIVSSLPPSALITTRFVIAAAVFAVNLRNINALLLRDGTVLGLFLFFFLAIETIALKTIPANRAAFIGSLNALIVPLLAWLSGQRVPLRTFLAAGVAVIGIGVMFWEGGELGIGDLLMFVDAFVYAGYIIFLDRVASRHPTLTLTSVQLLFIAVLGLLWNNTQILNQFEVIHQHWGVIVYLGLLATAAVIWLQTLAQQWVSADETALLYTLEPLFATIFSFWLLGEHLGIRGLIGAILVLVALLLSQSPQKLEPEAKVEVQSS; translated from the coding sequence ATGCTGCTTATCCTTGTTAATGTAATTAGCGCTACAACTTTTCCATTGACTAAAGACATCGTTAGTAGTCTTCCACCAAGTGCATTGATTACTACACGCTTTGTCATAGCAGCAGCGGTTTTTGCTGTAAATTTACGTAATATTAACGCACTTTTACTTCGTGATGGTACAGTACTAGGTCTTTTCCTTTTCTTTTTCTTAGCTATAGAAACAATTGCACTCAAGACTATACCAGCGAATCGGGCTGCATTCATTGGCAGTTTGAACGCACTCATCGTCCCGCTACTAGCATGGCTGAGTGGTCAGCGCGTACCGTTGAGAACTTTCCTAGCCGCTGGAGTCGCTGTGATCGGTATTGGCGTAATGTTTTGGGAAGGGGGAGAACTAGGAATTGGCGATCTTTTGATGTTCGTTGATGCTTTTGTCTATGCAGGCTACATAATTTTCCTAGACCGGGTTGCGTCCCGTCACCCCACCTTAACGCTTACCAGTGTTCAACTTTTGTTCATTGCGGTGCTAGGTCTGCTTTGGAATAATACCCAAATTCTTAACCAATTTGAGGTAATTCACCAGCACTGGGGAGTGATTGTCTACTTAGGGCTGTTGGCAACGGCTGCTGTTATCTGGCTGCAAACATTGGCACAGCAATGGGTTTCAGCCGACGAAACAGCTTTACTGTATACACTTGAGCCATTGTTCGCCACAATTTTCTCGTTTTGGCTACTTGGAGAACATCTGGGAATACGCGGTCTAATTGGCGCGATTCTTGTCTTAGTTGCTCTGCTTCTAAGTCAAAGCCCTCAAAAGCTTGAGCCGGAAGCAAAAGTTGAGGTACAGAGCAGTTAA
- a CDS encoding LL-diaminopimelate aminotransferase, giving the protein MATINNNYLKLKAGYLFPEISRRVNAFAEANPDAKIIRLGIGDVTEPLPEACRTAMIKAVEDMGDRNTFKGYGPEQGYAWLREKIAAQDFQARGANIDASEIFISDGSKCDTGNILEIFGHDNLIAVTDPVYPVYVDTNVMVGNTGDANDKGEFEGLVYLPITADNNFTAEIPSKKVDLIYLCFPNNPTGATATKEYLKAWVDYAKANNSIIFFDAAYEAYITDPSIPHSIYEIEGAREVAIEFRSFSKNAGFTGTRCALTVVPKTLTGKAADGSDVELWKLWNRRQSTKFNGVSYIVQRGAEAVYSEEGQAQIKGLVSFYLENAKIIREKLTAAGLSVYGGVNAPYVWVKTPNGLSSWEFFDKLLQTVNVVGTPGSGFGAAGEGYFRISAFNSRENVEEAMKRITKKFKV; this is encoded by the coding sequence ATGGCAACTATTAACAACAACTACCTGAAACTGAAAGCGGGTTATCTGTTTCCAGAAATTTCTCGGCGGGTGAATGCCTTTGCAGAAGCCAATCCTGATGCTAAAATCATCCGACTGGGCATTGGTGATGTTACCGAACCTCTGCCGGAGGCTTGCCGCACAGCTATGATAAAGGCTGTGGAAGATATGGGCGATCGCAATACCTTCAAAGGCTACGGGCCAGAGCAAGGCTACGCTTGGTTACGGGAAAAAATTGCTGCTCAAGATTTCCAAGCACGGGGAGCCAATATAGATGCTTCCGAAATCTTTATCTCCGATGGTTCCAAGTGCGACACGGGCAACATTCTGGAAATCTTTGGTCATGACAATCTAATTGCCGTTACTGACCCAGTTTACCCCGTGTATGTAGACACTAACGTTATGGTGGGTAATACGGGAGATGCCAACGATAAAGGCGAATTTGAAGGCTTAGTTTATCTACCAATTACGGCTGATAACAACTTCACCGCCGAAATTCCCTCAAAGAAAGTTGATTTAATTTATCTCTGCTTTCCCAATAACCCCACTGGCGCAACTGCTACCAAAGAATATCTCAAAGCTTGGGTAGACTATGCCAAAGCTAATAACTCAATTATTTTCTTTGATGCAGCCTACGAAGCTTATATTACCGATCCGTCGATTCCGCACTCAATTTATGAAATTGAAGGTGCAAGAGAAGTTGCGATCGAATTCCGGTCTTTCTCTAAGAACGCAGGTTTTACAGGAACTCGTTGCGCCTTAACCGTTGTACCGAAGACACTCACAGGAAAAGCCGCCGATGGTTCCGATGTAGAACTATGGAAACTTTGGAATCGCCGCCAGTCTACCAAATTTAATGGTGTTTCTTACATTGTTCAACGGGGAGCCGAAGCGGTTTACTCTGAAGAAGGGCAAGCACAAATCAAAGGATTGGTTAGTTTCTATCTAGAAAACGCCAAAATTATCCGCGAGAAACTCACAGCCGCCGGATTGTCAGTTTATGGTGGCGTGAATGCACCTTACGTTTGGGTAAAAACTCCTAATGGTTTATCCAGTTGGGAATTCTTTGATAAGTTACTGCAAACCGTCAACGTTGTCGGGACACCTGGTTCTGGCTTTGGTGCTGCGGGTGAGGGTTACTTCCGCATTTCGGCGTTTAACAGCCGGGAGAATGTCGAAGAAGCGATGAAGCGGATTACCAAGAAGTTTAAGGTGTAA
- the ovoA gene encoding 5-histidylcysteine sulfoxide synthase, translated as MNSLQSTHPPKLNSCDRQVILDYFENAWQLEDMLMKTLVEEDTFYLNPDPLRNPLIFYLGHSAVFYINKLISVGLLEKRINPDYEILFEIGVDPEVPEELNQAIAHLEWPQVAQTWEYRKQAYTVIAEVIKTTPITLPIHPTHPLWALMMGIEHQRIHIETSSMLIRQLPIERVKRPQNWQYAPFNGYTAQNEMIQVIGGVVKLGKAFNDPTYGWDIDYGDRTVEVEPFLASKYLITNADFSYFVKAGGYENQAYWDEESWHWKTENNIQYPKFWIHQNGIYKYRAMFDEIDLPLDWPVEVNHYEAMAYCCWQGKDTRLMSEAEYHLATYGSGLVEDVDNYNVNLKFGSPSPVGMLETAKSYSGLYDLRGNVWEHLSDNLNPLPGYKPHFLYEDNSAIFFDNKHQMMLGGCWITNGTEALKYYRNWFRPNFYQHAGFRIVQDMKH; from the coding sequence ATGAACAGTCTTCAATCTACTCATCCACCTAAACTAAATAGTTGCGATCGCCAAGTTATCCTCGATTATTTTGAGAATGCTTGGCAGCTAGAAGATATGCTGATGAAAACTTTAGTGGAGGAGGATACATTTTATCTCAATCCCGATCCTTTGAGAAACCCTCTAATTTTTTATCTAGGACACTCGGCTGTTTTCTATATTAATAAATTAATTAGCGTTGGATTATTAGAAAAAAGGATTAATCCAGATTATGAAATTCTGTTTGAAATTGGAGTTGATCCAGAAGTACCAGAGGAATTAAATCAAGCGATCGCTCATTTAGAATGGCCACAAGTTGCACAAACTTGGGAGTATCGAAAACAAGCATATACGGTAATTGCCGAAGTAATTAAAACTACTCCGATTACTCTACCAATTCACCCTACTCATCCCCTCTGGGCTTTAATGATGGGGATTGAACATCAGCGTATTCATATTGAAACCTCTTCAATGTTGATTCGCCAACTACCAATTGAGAGAGTGAAACGCCCCCAAAACTGGCAATATGCCCCTTTTAATGGCTACACTGCTCAAAACGAAATGATACAAGTTATAGGTGGGGTAGTCAAACTTGGCAAAGCCTTTAACGATCCGACCTATGGGTGGGATATTGATTATGGCGATCGCACTGTTGAAGTAGAACCTTTTTTAGCCAGTAAATATCTAATTACTAATGCCGATTTTAGTTATTTTGTCAAGGCTGGTGGCTACGAAAACCAAGCGTATTGGGATGAAGAATCTTGGCATTGGAAAACTGAAAATAACATTCAATATCCCAAATTTTGGATACATCAAAATGGCATTTACAAGTATCGAGCCATGTTTGATGAAATCGACTTACCCTTAGATTGGCCTGTAGAGGTCAATCATTATGAAGCGATGGCTTACTGTTGTTGGCAAGGGAAAGATACTCGTTTAATGAGTGAAGCCGAATATCATTTAGCAACTTATGGTAGTGGTTTGGTAGAAGATGTAGACAATTACAATGTCAATTTAAAATTTGGCTCGCCTAGTCCAGTAGGAATGTTAGAAACCGCCAAAAGTTATTCTGGATTGTACGATTTACGCGGAAATGTTTGGGAACACTTGAGTGATAATTTAAATCCTTTACCAGGATATAAGCCTCATTTCCTTTACGAAGATAATTCTGCAATATTTTTTGATAATAAACATCAGATGATGTTAGGAGGATGCTGGATAACTAACGGTACAGAAGCTTTAAAATATTATCGCAACTGGTTCCGTCCTAATTTTTATCAACACGCTGGTTTTAGGATTGTTCAAGATATGAAGCATTAA
- the egtD gene encoding L-histidine N(alpha)-methyltransferase: MLATYLKSLNENDRSLYNEGEDVIQGLIQSPKTLPPKYFYDDYGSELFEQICELSEYYPTRTEAWILRQYADEIAQITGNCELVELGSGSSTKTLFLLDAYQKIASHCRYIPIDVSHGILKSSVLKLQQKYPNFFVEGLIGTYEQALIKLESTFAASRMIFFLGSSLGNFNPRECDDFLRQITRTLQAGDYFLLGIDLQKPKEILEPAYNDSQGVTAAFNLNILSHLNWRFQGNFDLSLFTHQAIYNENDAQIEMYLHCQKSHEVSLEALDLQVSFAGGESILTEISRKFDLVNMQKQLETHGLKTLKTWTDPNQWFGLILCQA; the protein is encoded by the coding sequence ATGTTAGCAACATATCTAAAATCTCTTAATGAGAACGATCGATCTCTCTACAATGAGGGTGAAGATGTCATCCAAGGATTAATTCAAAGTCCCAAAACTTTACCCCCTAAATATTTTTACGATGATTACGGCTCGGAACTATTTGAACAAATATGTGAATTATCAGAATATTACCCAACACGAACAGAAGCATGGATTTTACGCCAATATGCCGATGAAATAGCTCAGATAACAGGTAATTGTGAACTTGTAGAGTTAGGCAGTGGCAGTTCTACAAAAACTCTTTTTTTGCTAGATGCTTACCAAAAAATTGCCAGCCACTGTAGATATATACCCATTGATGTTAGTCATGGCATCCTTAAATCTAGCGTACTTAAACTACAACAGAAATATCCAAATTTCTTTGTTGAGGGATTAATAGGAACCTATGAACAAGCGTTGATAAAGCTAGAATCAACATTTGCAGCATCACGGATGATTTTTTTCTTAGGCAGTTCTCTTGGGAATTTTAACCCACGAGAATGCGATGATTTTTTAAGACAAATTACTAGGACTTTGCAAGCAGGAGACTACTTTCTTTTGGGGATTGATTTACAAAAACCCAAGGAAATTTTGGAGCCAGCTTATAATGATAGTCAGGGAGTAACAGCTGCTTTTAATTTAAATATCCTTTCTCATTTAAATTGGCGTTTTCAAGGTAATTTTGACCTCAGCTTATTTACTCACCAAGCTATTTATAATGAAAATGATGCTCAAATTGAAATGTATCTGCATTGCCAAAAGAGTCATGAGGTATCTTTAGAAGCGCTAGATTTACAAGTTAGCTTTGCTGGTGGAGAGAGCATTCTCACCGAAATTTCTCGCAAGTTTGATTTAGTAAATATGCAAAAACAACTGGAGACACATGGACTTAAGACTCTGAAAACTTGGACAGATCCCAATCAGTGGTTTGGGTTAATTCTTTGCCAAGCTTAA
- a CDS encoding SET domain-containing protein, translating into MNTIESISDAKLNFHVTIQETAKGRGVFATKKFAKGETVVVGIPIEEVPQRTIYSFQMDFNLYVNLDEPAVVINHSCDPNTGVSNNQFGGYDFVALGDIEVGEEITWDYETTEYESIAVSRCLCKSLFCRGKTLGFKFRKQMLRDRYGEYIADYLKT; encoded by the coding sequence ATGAATACAATAGAGTCGATTTCAGATGCAAAGCTCAATTTTCATGTGACGATTCAGGAAACAGCAAAAGGGAGAGGAGTATTTGCTACGAAAAAATTTGCCAAAGGGGAAACCGTTGTGGTGGGTATCCCAATTGAAGAAGTTCCCCAACGAACAATTTATTCTTTTCAGATGGATTTTAATTTGTATGTCAACTTAGATGAGCCTGCTGTCGTAATTAATCATTCTTGCGATCCAAATACTGGCGTAAGCAACAATCAGTTTGGGGGATATGACTTCGTTGCTTTGGGCGATATCGAAGTAGGTGAGGAAATTACCTGGGACTACGAAACCACTGAATATGAATCAATAGCTGTATCACGGTGCTTGTGCAAATCCCTATTCTGTCGAGGTAAAACATTAGGATTCAAATTCCGCAAACAAATGTTGCGCGATCGCTATGGAGAGTACATTGCAGATTATCTCAAAACCTAA